The Hydra vulgaris chromosome 14, alternate assembly HydraT2T_AEP genome includes the window ttgcTTTAAGTCTGGAAGTTATTTATCTCTAACATCAATAAATGctgtttatatatgtgtgtatgtttatatatatatatatatatgtatatatatatatatatatatatatatatatatatatatatatatatatatatatttatatatatatatatataaatatatatatatataaatatatatatatatatatatatatatatatatatatatatatatatatatatatatatatatatatatatatatacacacacacaaatatttatatatatacacacacacatatataatattttttgtataacaaaaaatattgcgaatatacattaacaaatttctgagtttatattaaattaaaaaaaaccagtCATATCTAATGTATGtaaagtgttttaatttttgtaacacTCTTTAtgcattttgttttttgcctaattttttctctttattttcaAGGTATATTTTCAAATGGTATCGTTTCTTACCTAATTATTCGTATTCGCAAACTAAGAACtacaaacaatttatttattttaaatcttgcAATTTCAGACATAGTTGCGTGTTTAAGCATGTACCCCTTTATCTACTTTAACTTATCTGAGACTAGCATACAAGGTACTACAGCAAATGCGTTATGTGGTTTCACAGAAGGTTTGTATGGTTTCTTTGTTGCAGCTCTAGTGTCATTATTAACCTTAAGTGTGCTTTCTATTAGCAGATATTTGGGTATAAACCATCCGCTAAAAATAACTTGGAAATTTGAAGTTAAACATATGAAATGGGTGTTTGGATTATCTTGGTTATTGAGTGTAGGATTTCTTATACCTAAccttatatcatttaaatatgaTGAAATTTTAAAGCTATGCATAAGGAGCTGGGCCAGTGGTGTTAATCcgctgatatattttatttttacaggcATTTTTGGCGTGTTTTTGCCGTTATCTTCTCTCTTGTTTACGTATATTACCAGTTTATATACTCTGTGGTTCAAAGGTCGGTTAAGTATAAGCAGAAGTAAAAGCAACTCAGTTGCATCAAAATGTAGTATTAAAGTAAAACAAAGAGCCCTCAAGTCGCTAGGTGTTCTTgtgttaacttatttaatttgctGGTCACCTTTTGCTACATACTGGTTTTTATCTGTAGCGATTGGTAAGTACTCGGAAAGTAGTTATGAGGATAAAAGGAAAAGCATCCGCATTACAAGactaacattattttttgcaGTATTCAATACTGTACTTAATCCAATAGTTTATGCATACAAAAGCAGACAGCTTAGATCCACGTTTAAATTGCTCATTGGAATGCGAGTTCATGCTATATTAAATTTGACAATAAGTAGTCGAACATCTTCAAACTATCCAACAGACACCTAACTTAATAAGTGTGAAGTATCTTCTAAATGCTTTTCAGCattgttttagaatttattaaaGGTTTACGAActtacttttgataaaaatgatattttaagcGCTTTATGATAGTGATTTGAAAATATCACTTATACTTTGTTGGTaagttatagtttaaaatattccaAGCCATATATTATTGGTATtcttaacttttaacaaaataataccaATTAACCAATTGGTtcattttatacaactttaatttgttcaatcaaattctctttaaaaaaatcataacattgGTTTATTTTATGCATACTTACACATAAAGGTATCGATATGATACCTTTATGTGCAAGTTGGATAACTTCAAAGTAGTTATCATACAGGGTGGACAAAAAGTTACAACGGCTTCTTACACATTTATGTTACTGCTGCgacattgtttaaaaatatacgagatataatgataaaaatatacgagatataatgataaaaatatacgagatataatgataaaaatatacgaaatataatgataaaaatatacgagatataatgataaaaatatacgagatataatgataaaaatatacgagatataatgataaaaatatacgAGATATAATGATAAAATTGACTGTAGCGTTAGcgtgttattaatttttatttgcacacatattttaacaaaattttcaaagatcaaaactaaaaaaaatattgttgttaacAATAAGATTGCttaaattgatgatttaaagTTGTATGTGGAAGCTAAAATGTTATTCTTCATTTATTGACAAGCTTGCAAAGTctgttttactttaaactttaaaaatgctgaaaaataCTTATCTCTAAGTTTAGGTTTAATAAAAGCTTGGTTTTAAATCACGTAAATGCAATTATCAAACCATGATTAAAAACTACTTtcgttgcatttttttaaaattttttgtgttttaataaattataaacggCAAAAactccttttatttaattattttcgttttaaaataaaattaaatattaaaatattaaattattttttgatacatAAATATTCTAAACGCAATTTGTAGCATTTGTTTTATTTcggttttataatttaactttggGCTTAATAATTGAAGATTaccaaaaattacatttgtttcatttttttgtagttttttgtgtacaaaaaattttacaaaaaaaaaaattaataatttttatttaaaatattttttctttatataaagttataatggGGTACTGACAAAAGTCTATTTTACTGCTGTATGTAGATGCCAGCAAACCCTTGTTGATGTACTCTGTCTCGCTCATGTAGTTATAGCCaaagataaaaataactttactggtttaaaaaatttttatgctgAGTCATATAATGCATAATCTTACCATGAGAACatctattttacaaaaattgcaaagcaaaacaattcttcttTAAAATGTATGATTACAATGAACCTTATCGTGAAAAAGATCACTGTGAGAAATTCAACAGGAGAAAAATATGTCATCAGGATTTTTGTTGATGCTGGAAACAATTTATTGACTGCGGAAAATTTTATGAGACTCTTAGTAATggtaaagaaaatcaaaatgcTGATATTGCTGTTGTCAAAACAGACTCCAAAGCCTTTTTTTCTGACCGCATGTTTTTGTGGAGTTACTTCTGAATCGGTTAGGGTAAAAAATGGTACTCTACAAATGTAACATTCCATACTTCAGTTGAAAATATTAAGACCTTTGTTCAATTTGCAAAAATCATACTGCAccaacaattttcaaaatacttcGTACTGATAGAAGTGATAATACTCTCAAGTTTTGTACACAGTTCGGTTgtactaaattatttatttacaatgaaTCATTAGAAGAACACATGCTAtcagaaaatcacaaaaaaattgtgAAGAAATCTACGGTAGGCTGAGCATAGCtatcttatatcaaaaaatggaAATCTGTAACCTAAATTCTTCTGCTTATCTGCATTTATCCCATTCTGTCATTAAAGAAGGgattaaaaactttacaaacatCACAGGATGGGCATTATCAAGAAAGAAAGTGTTCAGATATTCTTCagaacaaaaaacattgttaatgcAGATTTTTGTGTTTGGAGGAGAATGtgctaaaaaaatgaaagccGGGTAAAAATGTTACAACTCAACaggtttaataaatattctctagaaaagtaaattaacttatttatatttactattattatatttattgttacttattattattatatttactaataatttttttattttaaccagTATATTTACTAATAATCAAAAAACGTATATAAAATTTACGAAATGTGACTTTATTCTTTACTTgggatttaaataattttgcaattacTTCATACTTcgagtttacttttttttaaatgaaattaacaaaaaagagCAGGAAAgctgataatgattttttttgagaaGGTTAATCTAACTGATGACGGGATTGATGCAATTCATGATGCGAGACAAAAATAACGATTATGATTTAAACGATATTTAGTTGATAGCAAAGGAGTCAGCCGCtgattttcaagttttatttctGGCAATGACTAACGTTATTAGTTACCAGAAATAACTTTCATTTTGATTAgattggtttttaacaacaaccacgctgaataaaagaagccaaaatacaaaacttagaataaaattgcaaaatgttCTAGTTAACTAGAATAATTGTtagataatagaataataaaggAATAATTGTTGTCTAGAATAGACTAATTGAAATTAGTTCATTCCAGTCTacagttttataaatagctattaaaaaatttaaaaaaaggggtGAAGGGGTATCCCCACCCCGAAGCGGTTATATATGCATTTGAGTTAGCACATTTGTACATTTAGCATTTCAGTTaggaaattttgaaatatagttAGCAAATGTCAAATATCgagcacctttttttttttttgagtgtgTTCCCCCCACCCCTCCTATAATAAGAGACCTCTTAGAAACGGCTCTGACAACTACCACGCTGAAATAGAGAAGCAAAAAGCAGCAGCATAGCTACAAATATGCACGGCTTCTTTACGGTAAATTTTTATCAGGGTCACTAACCTATTTCTTCccgacaaaaaaaattatactgaaACAACTAGATCATAAAAATGCCTTCTCCaagcatttttgaaaaaaatctttctttccAAAAAGTTATACCCgactttaaagaaaaacaaaataatagagAGAAAAAATAAGCGAACGATCCTCCTTTCccaggaaaaaaattaaacatgcaTGCTCATTGGGAATGCAGTCaagataaagtaaaatcaaagtAAAGTCTGAAAGATAaagttatatcaaaaaaaaagagattcatAAAAGTGGAGCTCTCCAGTTGgctctgaaaacaattttaagatgtaattttattaaacttacaCAAATGCTAGAAGTTTCAGAATTCTAGATAGTCTGGAAGGTAGTGAAAAACCAATCGCAAAATTCCAGAACCACTGATAGTCGAAAAACATCTTGGGAAGTCAAactaatgtttgaaaaaaaattacaagtttattCTAAAGCAGTATCTTAATtgaatgagattttatttttctaataatccTTGTTCGGGTTGGAGACTAACGCAACAAAAAGGAGGTTATTAAGGTGCCCACAACCTATAGTAGAAGATTGAACAACTTTCCAAaccatcttttttcaaatagatatatatgataaaacgcaataaaaGATTATATCTGATAAACACTACTTtaatcatataaattatatcagaTAGTTTAATtgacttataattttttgaaaactgttttagCAGTTGATGTCCTTGCGGATACCAAAACTGTTATATTGCGTCATAtaaccataacaaaataatggATTAAAAAggcaaatacaaagaaaaaaaaactggagAAAAAGTGCGCTCTAACGAACAGCGACTAAGTTAAGGTTTACACATGCATAAAATACCCATAGCTTAGAAATTATGCCCCTTCCCCCTCCTCCTAGCCAAAGTTTTATTGTGGCCACTAACCTATTTCtgctcaacaaaaaaaagaaataaaaaatcaagattatTGAGCAGCCCCTATTCGCATTCATGCAGCAGGGAGCCCGTCTCTACACCACTGGTATATCCGCATGTTAACTATATTTTCCCCTAATTATAATAGAACTActctttatattaaaattaaaaagaaattatataaaaaatccttTTCTGATGCATCACCACAAACACTACCCACATACATCAGAGTATTATCTTAAGTATTACCCAGAAGTGCCCTCGAACACGCAATGGATTTGAATACGCTACCTTtctcaaaatttatgttaaatcaACATGAAATGACTGTTCTTtgagaaagtaaataatataacctagattttacttacttacaaagtaaagtataaaatttcaaagaaaaaatttacttttatttgtaattttaaaaaacaattttgttgaaattacttttatgtaagcTGTTTTTgctaattagttacttttacaCGTCAAAGTAATTTGTTGTtatgatttagttattttactttgtaaagtaagtgcaatattttttaaatattataattacgTGAGTTTACTTcataaatagctttttttacatttaaaaagtaaattacatttcGATGTAAATTTTATACATGATTATAAGCAGAAttacttttcaaagtaaattACTTAACACGACTTACCATTAAAACTAAGTTacatttacaagtaaaagtaaaaatgcaaatcacttttacttgtaaaagtgaattacttttttagtaacagttactaatttaaaaaacttaacttaagtaattaagttttacacgttatataatttatgtaaaaaaaacaaaattacttttaaaagtaagtaaattatatatttttatatgagttATGTAAAAGTGGTTCGCGTTTTTACATCAAAGTAAGTAAAAGTGCCATCCCAACTAAGAGTTTATAATTTCTGAGGAAATTTATAGTTGTTGTTTCTATTTGatcttaaattatatttttcatttagttttatttcaaatttgttgTTGAAGTTTGCTGGCAAGTGGTTGTTGAAAtatctataattaaaaataatgatgctGATAGGtatttgtgaaaaatatatccataattttaatatctttctGTTGTTTcacattaaaaagaatatcataAGATGAGCTTAAAACGCCTTACGTATCTTAAAGCAAttctatataatttatatacaaactaaTTCTCTTGATATTTGCAATTATGtctttattgaatataaaattatttacaagtaaAGCTAATTGATCGTTAGCTTGCATTTCTTAACCACTTGTTTTACCTTTACCTTGCTCACTGACGGGTCAATTTTACGAGCAAAGTACAATGTTTTTTTCACGCTTTAATGTCCTATTGATCTATGAACATGCTAAATTTCTTTGAAAGATAGCAATGTTGTAATAAGGCCACTTACTGCCATTTCGGAAGCTTTATCAACCAAAGCATCAGCCTAGGTAACCTCCTAAGTGACAAGTCTAATATCTACTTTAAGTTGGTATTCTTCTACTCTATTTGCAATAATCTAGAGTCTTCTTCTTATCAccattttgttttaacttttgtcCTCAATCTAGATTTTCGCATTGGTAACCAAATGGAATATCCTTTCGAAACAGAGCAGATAtgcaaaattttcatttttcagtAAAGGCCCTTATCTAATCCTTTATTTAGTGGATCAAGTTCGGACATGTTTATTTGTGTTGTGTCATCTTTTCTTAACAAACACGCGTCTTCAATTATATTGCCATCAACCTTGACCATCACGCTTATTGCTATTGAACTAGCCAAAATATTGAATCTACCCAAATTTTTGCCTTGTTATTATAAACAATCCATATTCCCTTTGCAGGATTGTCATTACGTGTTCTTTTAACCATATGATTCGGCATTTTTTCCAGATacgtgcatttttttttatcccaTGTTTTTGTCAGGGTGTTTGCTGTTCTTTTAACATATGTCATTTTTCCGCCAAAAGAAAAGATGTTAGTAGTTTTGTTATTGAATTCGGAATTTCACCAAAATCATTATCTCTTCtccaaaacaactttttattttccatttcaATCTGTAAACCAAGAGCTTTGGCTCTTTCGGATACGTGGACCACCGGCTTACATTGTAGCCCATTCATTTTCAAATGATCAAGTAGGCGACAAACAGATATTATGTCTTCATTAACAATACTATCATCAATGTATGATGACGTACCTTTCCAGATGGTTTCATCTTGCGATAGCACTTTGTCCAACAACGCTTTCATTATGACTGGCGCAACGTTTAGTCCAAATCCTAAACGTGTCCAAAACGTTTGGGATCCCAACGTTTAGTCCAAATCCCAAACGAACACAACAGTTTGGTAAGTCCAGAGTTCCTCTTCAATTTTTAGTTGGATGTAAGCTGAAGATAAATCaattatgtaattaaataatGCTTTAATTAACGTATTCAGCTCCCTGAAGTGTAATACTGGTCTTACTTTTCTTTATTTCGCTGCACCACTGCCATGAGAGGAAACTAACCCTTTATTGGAcagtttttcttcaaattttaattttgcagCCCTTTTTTCTCCATCCACACTTCAATGTCTTTTTCCGAACAGTGATGTATTTAGCAATATTATTCAGAGTTTAAGGTTAGGAAATATTATTCCATTTCCACGCAATTATCTATTCTCAAATTTGTTTCTCAAACGATGCTATGAAATCCCGAGCTATTATATTCATAGTACTGACATCTTTTGGAATATCACTTTTTAGTCCTAGTAAACATGATTCgattttttccataaaacatCACGTGTTGCAAATATTGATACTCCACCAAAAGCCACTATTCCATTCATACCCATCAAGAAATAATGACCAAGAGGTTTGAAGTAAACTACAACTGCTTCCACAAAAACTTCATTCCTATTTATCATGTCAACTCAAGTTTGGCTAACGTCTTTGCACTGTTGTTGTTGTCCATTTACAACTACTACCACACGCAGTTTTCAAACAATTTACTTTTAAGAAGATAGGATAGTGATCACTAATATTCAAACGTTGtatctaaaagattttttataaaatattgtgaGTTGCTGTACGTGTACCATATAAGATAGTACATACCATTTAAGTTAGTAGTTGGTATTTGAGAAACATTGttaga containing:
- the LOC105847415 gene encoding 5-hydroxytryptamine receptor 7 isoform X4, with the protein product MQDQSPGLNSTYKNDVQQHLMIFSHEEKLTIHIRFTIVTLIGIFSNGIVSYLIIRIRKLRTTNNLFILNLAISDIVACLSMYPFIYFNLSETSIQGTTANALCGFTEGLYGFFVAALVSLLTLSVLSISRYLGINHPLKITWKFEVKHMKWVFGLSWLLSAFLACFCRYLLSCLRILPVYILCGSKVG
- the LOC105847415 gene encoding pyroglutamylated RF-amide peptide receptor isoform X3; this translates as MQDQSPGLNSTYKNDVQQHLMIFSHEEKLTIHIRFTIVTLIGIFSNGIVSYLIIRIRKLRTTNNLFILNLAISDIVACLSMYPFIYFNLSETSIQGTTANALCGFTEGLYGFFVAALVSLLTLSVLSISRYLGINHPLKITWKFEVKHMKWVFGLSWLLSVGFLIPNLISFKYDEILKLCIRSWASGVNPLIYFIFTGIFGVFLPLSSLLFTYITSLYTLWFKGRLSISRSKSNSVASKCSIKVKQRALKSLGVLVLTYLICWSPFATYWFLSVAIGKYSESSYEDKRKSIRITRLTLFFAVFNTVLNPIVYAYKSRQLRSTFKLLIGMRVHAILNLTISSRTSSNYPTDT